The following proteins are encoded in a genomic region of Flammeovirga pectinis:
- the uvrB gene encoding excinuclease ABC subunit UvrB has translation MDFKLVADFKPMGDQPQAIKQLTQGVEDGENSQILLGVTGSGKTFSVANVIKETGRPTLILSHNKTLAAQLYGEFKQFFPENAVEYFISYYDYYQPEAYIQSTDTFIEKDLMINEEIEKLRLACTSALLSGRRDVIVIASVSCIYGIGNPEEFEKNVLKIKSGIQYPRQQFLRDLVDILYSRNEIEFNRGNFRVKGDTVDIFPAYADFAYRIIYWDDEIEEIQRIDPITGRMQSREKSISIFPANLFVTGKDAINESIIQIQDELVEQIKYFENDQRGAEAKRIKERTEFDLEMIRELGYCSGVENYSRYFDRRRAGQRPFCLLDYFPDDFLMVIDESHVTLPQIRAMWGGDRSRKISLVDNGFRLPSALDNRPLTFNEFEDVVSQSIYVSATPGDYELLQTEGAIIEQVIRPTGLLDPEIEVRPTINQIDDLLEEVDATIKKGDRVLITTLTKRMAEELSKYLDQVGIKATYLHSEIKPLDRVEILRELRLGIVDVLVGVNLLREGLDLPEVSLVTIMDADKEGFLRNVRSLVQTIGRAARNSEGRVIMYADKMTKSMQKSIDETQRRRKIQHEYNLKHGITPKTVKKSKDAIFDQTQVADKKGGITKEYQLDDNDMSKAAEAISAYQASEKGDIKAQIIAVKKEMEKAAKDLDFVEAARLRDIMFELEKLKKSK, from the coding sequence ATGGATTTCAAATTAGTTGCTGATTTTAAACCTATGGGTGATCAGCCTCAAGCTATTAAACAATTAACTCAAGGAGTAGAAGATGGAGAAAATTCTCAAATTTTACTTGGAGTTACTGGTTCTGGAAAGACGTTTAGTGTTGCTAATGTTATAAAAGAAACAGGTAGACCTACATTAATATTAAGTCACAATAAAACATTAGCCGCCCAGTTATATGGAGAATTTAAACAGTTTTTCCCTGAAAATGCTGTAGAGTACTTTATATCTTATTACGATTATTATCAACCCGAAGCATACATTCAGAGTACGGATACATTTATTGAAAAAGACCTCATGATTAATGAGGAAATAGAAAAACTGAGATTAGCATGTACTTCAGCTCTATTATCTGGTAGAAGAGATGTTATTGTAATAGCATCTGTTTCTTGTATTTATGGTATTGGTAATCCCGAAGAATTTGAAAAAAATGTACTTAAAATAAAATCTGGTATTCAATACCCTAGACAACAATTTTTAAGAGACTTAGTAGATATTCTCTATTCAAGAAATGAAATAGAATTTAATAGAGGTAATTTCCGTGTTAAAGGAGATACCGTAGATATTTTTCCTGCATATGCAGATTTTGCTTACCGTATAATTTATTGGGATGATGAAATTGAAGAGATTCAAAGAATTGATCCGATAACTGGCCGTATGCAATCAAGAGAAAAAAGTATTTCTATATTCCCGGCTAATTTATTTGTTACAGGTAAAGATGCAATCAATGAATCTATTATTCAGATTCAAGATGAATTGGTAGAACAAATAAAATATTTTGAGAATGATCAAAGAGGTGCTGAAGCAAAAAGGATAAAAGAAAGAACTGAGTTTGACCTAGAAATGATTAGAGAACTTGGGTATTGTTCTGGAGTAGAAAATTATTCCAGATATTTTGATAGACGAAGAGCAGGCCAGCGACCATTCTGTTTATTAGATTATTTTCCAGATGATTTCTTAATGGTCATTGATGAAAGCCACGTAACACTTCCTCAAATAAGAGCAATGTGGGGAGGAGATCGTTCTAGAAAAATTTCATTAGTTGATAATGGCTTTAGGCTTCCATCCGCTTTAGACAATAGACCCCTTACTTTTAATGAGTTTGAAGATGTAGTTTCCCAAAGTATATATGTAAGTGCTACGCCTGGGGATTATGAACTTTTACAAACAGAAGGAGCAATTATAGAACAAGTAATTAGACCTACAGGTTTACTTGATCCAGAAATAGAAGTACGCCCTACAATAAATCAAATAGATGATTTATTAGAAGAAGTCGATGCTACAATAAAGAAAGGAGATCGCGTTCTAATTACTACTTTAACAAAACGAATGGCTGAAGAGCTTTCAAAATACTTAGATCAAGTAGGCATAAAAGCCACTTACCTTCATTCTGAGATAAAGCCTCTAGACAGAGTTGAAATATTAAGAGAATTAAGGCTCGGTATTGTAGATGTATTAGTTGGTGTTAATTTATTAAGAGAAGGACTTGATCTGCCCGAAGTGTCATTAGTTACGATTATGGATGCCGACAAAGAAGGTTTTCTAAGAAATGTAAGGTCTTTAGTTCAAACTATTGGTCGTGCTGCTAGAAATTCCGAAGGCCGTGTAATAATGTATGCTGATAAAATGACTAAATCTATGCAGAAATCAATTGACGAAACACAACGCCGTCGAAAAATTCAGCATGAATACAATTTAAAGCATGGTATCACACCTAAAACGGTAAAAAAATCAAAAGATGCTATTTTTGATCAAACCCAAGTTGCAGATAAGAAAGGGGGTATCACAAAAGAATATCAACTTGATGACAATGATATGAGTAAAGCAGCCGAAGCCATTTCAGCTTATCAAGCTTCAGAAAAAGGAGATATAAAAGCTCAAATTATAGCCGTTAAAAAGGAAATGGAAAAAGCAGCTAAAGATTTAGACTTTGTGGAAGCTGCTAGATTAAGAGATATAATGTTTGAACTTGAGAAACTCAAGAAATCAAAATAA
- the tuf gene encoding elongation factor Tu, giving the protein MAKETFDRSKPHLNIGTIGHVDHGKTTLTAAISSVLAAKGLAEVKDFSAIDNAPEEKERGITINTSHVEYQTENRHYAHVDCPGHADYVKNMVTGAAQMDGAILVVAATDGAMPQTKEHILLARQVGVPRIVVFLNKADMVDDEEMLELVEMEVAEELESKGYDDAPIIRGSALGALNGEPKWVTTVDELMEAVDSFIELPVRDVEKDFLMPVEDVFSITGRGTVATGRIEKGVANTGDSVEIMGLGDKLTSTITGVEMFRKILDRGEAGDNVGILLRGVDKESIKRGMVICKPGSVTPHSKFSAEIYVLSKEEGGRHTPFFKGYNPQFYFRTTDVTGTIALPDGVEMVMPGDNVTITVDLQKEIAMEEGLRFAIREGGRTVGAGQVTAILD; this is encoded by the coding sequence ATGGCTAAGGAAACATTTGACCGTTCGAAACCCCATTTGAACATCGGTACAATCGGTCACGTTGACCACGGTAAAACTACTTTAACTGCGGCAATTTCATCAGTATTGGCAGCAAAAGGTCTTGCTGAAGTAAAAGACTTCTCAGCAATTGATAACGCTCCGGAAGAAAAAGAACGTGGTATCACGATCAACACTTCTCACGTAGAATATCAAACTGAGAACCGTCACTATGCTCACGTTGACTGTCCAGGTCACGCAGATTACGTTAAAAACATGGTAACTGGTGCTGCCCAAATGGACGGTGCTATCCTTGTTGTAGCTGCAACTGATGGTGCAATGCCTCAAACAAAAGAACACATCCTTTTAGCTCGTCAGGTTGGTGTGCCAAGAATCGTAGTATTCTTGAACAAAGCTGACATGGTAGATGATGAAGAGATGTTAGAGTTAGTTGAAATGGAAGTTGCTGAAGAATTAGAAAGCAAAGGCTATGACGACGCTCCAATCATTAGAGGTTCTGCTCTAGGTGCATTAAACGGTGAACCAAAATGGGTTACTACTGTTGATGAATTAATGGAAGCAGTTGATTCATTCATCGAACTTCCAGTTCGTGACGTGGAGAAAGATTTCTTAATGCCAGTAGAAGACGTATTCTCGATCACAGGTCGTGGTACTGTTGCTACAGGTCGTATTGAGAAAGGTGTTGCTAATACAGGCGACTCTGTTGAAATCATGGGTCTTGGTGACAAATTAACATCTACTATTACAGGTGTTGAAATGTTCCGTAAAATCTTAGATAGAGGTGAAGCTGGCGATAACGTTGGTATCCTTCTTAGAGGTGTAGATAAAGAGTCTATCAAGCGTGGTATGGTAATCTGTAAACCAGGTTCTGTAACTCCTCATAGCAAATTCTCTGCAGAGATCTATGTATTATCTAAAGAAGAAGGTGGACGTCACACTCCATTCTTCAAAGGTTACAATCCTCAGTTCTACTTCCGTACAACTGATGTAACTGGTACTATTGCTTTACCTGACGGTGTAGAAATGGTAATGCCAGGTGACAACGTAACTATTACTGTTGATCTTCAAAAGGAAATCGCAATGGAGGAAGGTCTTCGTTTCGCTATCCGTGAAGGTGGACGTACAGTAGGTGCGGGTCAAGTAACTGCAATCTTAGACTAA
- a CDS encoding Ppx/GppA phosphatase family protein yields the protein MKKRQASIDMGTNTFQLLIADVIDEKKIERIYQEDIFVRLGKGGISKGILTEEAMQRAFDALEVFNKKILKLEVEKVIVGATSAVRSAKNGKFFIENIQSKFGFTPKIIEGEEEAKVIYYGVKSDIDLTETSIIMDIGGGSVEFIICDNERILWKQSFEIGAQRLYDLFCKQDPIDKQDLLALKTFVVTQLNDLWKAVDLHLPVKIIGAAGTFETLQEIYGSMNSIVPSKVKQVEVIAYHKMYKMFIEFTLSERLKIPGLIKERVNMIVPASVLLMTVLEVLNYSKIDISGASLREGLLLYKID from the coding sequence ATGAAAAAGAGGCAAGCATCAATTGATATGGGTACAAATACATTTCAGTTATTAATAGCTGATGTAATTGATGAAAAGAAAATAGAGAGAATTTATCAAGAAGATATTTTTGTAAGATTAGGAAAAGGAGGTATCTCAAAAGGAATTCTAACAGAAGAAGCTATGCAAAGAGCTTTTGATGCATTAGAGGTTTTCAATAAAAAGATATTAAAATTAGAAGTAGAAAAAGTAATTGTTGGAGCTACAAGTGCGGTGAGGTCTGCGAAAAATGGCAAATTCTTCATAGAAAATATTCAAAGTAAATTTGGTTTCACTCCTAAAATTATTGAAGGAGAAGAAGAAGCTAAAGTTATTTATTATGGAGTGAAATCTGATATTGATCTTACTGAGACTTCTATAATAATGGATATTGGAGGTGGTAGTGTAGAATTTATTATTTGTGATAATGAGCGCATCTTATGGAAACAAAGTTTTGAGATTGGGGCACAGCGATTATACGATTTATTTTGCAAACAAGATCCCATAGATAAACAAGATCTTTTAGCGTTAAAGACTTTCGTTGTTACTCAACTTAATGATTTATGGAAAGCAGTGGATTTGCATTTGCCAGTGAAAATAATTGGAGCAGCAGGTACTTTTGAAACACTTCAAGAAATATATGGCTCTATGAATTCTATAGTTCCTTCTAAAGTAAAACAAGTAGAAGTTATAGCGTACCACAAAATGTATAAAATGTTTATAGAATTTACTTTATCTGAACGCTTAAAAATCCCTGGACTTATTAAAGAAAGAGTAAATATGATAGTGCCAGCTTCAGTACTTTTAATGACTGTTTTAGAGGTGTTGAATTACTCGAAAATTGATATTTCAGGAGCCTCATTAAGAGAAGGTTTGTTACTTTACAAAATTGACTAA
- a CDS encoding DUF368 domain-containing protein — MKEKFFIFLKGIAMGSADVVPGVSGGTVAFITGIYERLLKAISAVDIEALKLLSKFKFKELWDKLDLGFLFPLFLGIGTAIVSLAKIMKYLLENEPIGLWSFFFGLIIASALLVSKQVGKWNTGSIISLIIGVILSYYITIATPAQSPEGLIYIFFAGMIAICAMILPGISGSFMLLLMGQYHNILDSVSNFKLDVIAAFCAGAGIGIISFARVLTFLLNKFHDITIALLTGFMIGSLNKVWPWKKVVETYTDRHGNIKPLLESNLLPQNFEGDNQLVLALLLSIVGFLLVVGIEKVADKQNHSSE, encoded by the coding sequence ATGAAAGAAAAATTCTTTATATTCCTTAAAGGGATTGCTATGGGTTCTGCAGATGTTGTACCTGGTGTTTCTGGAGGAACAGTTGCATTTATTACAGGTATATACGAACGTCTTCTAAAAGCAATTAGTGCTGTTGATATAGAAGCGTTAAAACTATTATCTAAATTTAAGTTTAAAGAATTATGGGATAAACTTGATTTAGGTTTTTTATTCCCTTTATTCCTTGGCATTGGAACAGCTATTGTAAGTTTAGCAAAAATAATGAAATACCTGTTAGAGAATGAGCCTATTGGTTTATGGTCTTTTTTCTTTGGCTTAATTATAGCCTCTGCGCTTCTAGTGAGTAAACAGGTAGGGAAATGGAACACTGGAAGTATAATATCATTAATAATTGGTGTAATCCTATCCTATTACATTACAATTGCAACTCCTGCTCAATCTCCAGAAGGTTTAATATATATCTTTTTTGCAGGTATGATTGCTATTTGTGCAATGATATTACCAGGTATATCTGGTTCTTTTATGTTATTACTAATGGGGCAGTATCATAATATACTTGATTCTGTAAGTAATTTTAAGTTAGATGTAATTGCTGCTTTCTGTGCAGGAGCAGGTATAGGTATCATCTCTTTTGCAAGAGTGCTTACATTTCTTCTCAATAAATTTCATGATATAACCATTGCTTTACTTACTGGTTTTATGATTGGCTCTCTTAACAAAGTATGGCCTTGGAAGAAAGTAGTAGAAACTTATACTGATAGACATGGTAATATCAAACCACTACTAGAAAGTAACTTATTACCTCAAAATTTTGAAGGAGATAATCAATTAGTATTAGCACTACTATTATCTATAGTTGGTTTCTTATTAGTTGTAGGTATCGAAAAGGTAGCGGATAAGCAAAACCACTCATCAGAATAA
- the secE gene encoding preprotein translocase subunit SecE, with protein sequence MNKLINFIKESYTEMTDNVTWLSFKEAQDSSVLVLVASVVFALVIGAVDFGFNEILTAFYTAY encoded by the coding sequence ATGAATAAATTAATCAATTTCATCAAAGAGTCATATACTGAGATGACTGACAACGTAACATGGTTGTCGTTCAAAGAAGCTCAAGACAGTTCTGTACTTGTTCTTGTAGCGTCAGTAGTTTTTGCATTGGTAATCGGAGCAGTAGACTTCGGTTTCAATGAGATTTTGACAGCATTCTACACTGCTTATTAA
- the nusG gene encoding transcription termination/antitermination protein NusG, with amino-acid sequence MGELKWYVVRAVSGQEKKVKDYLLKELENQNLQNFITEVLVPTEKVYQARKQRDGKVKKIAVEKNLLPGYVIVEADLSNGEVQHTINSVPGVIGFLNADSKDPSVLPKPMRDSEINQILGKVDESDEGEVKHDTSYSVGETVRVMDGPFSGFSGSVEEVFEEKKKLNVMVKIFGRNAPVELDYKQVEKEE; translated from the coding sequence ATGGGTGAACTTAAATGGTATGTAGTTAGAGCTGTAAGTGGCCAAGAGAAGAAGGTTAAAGATTATCTACTGAAAGAATTAGAAAATCAGAACCTACAGAACTTTATCACTGAGGTTTTAGTTCCTACAGAGAAAGTTTATCAGGCGAGAAAGCAAAGAGATGGCAAAGTTAAAAAAATTGCCGTTGAGAAGAACTTACTCCCAGGATATGTTATAGTTGAAGCTGATTTATCAAATGGTGAGGTTCAACACACGATTAATAGTGTTCCCGGTGTCATAGGTTTTCTGAATGCAGATTCAAAAGATCCTTCAGTGCTTCCAAAGCCTATGCGTGATTCTGAAATTAATCAGATCCTTGGCAAAGTCGACGAGTCTGACGAAGGCGAAGTTAAACATGACACGTCTTACTCTGTTGGCGAAACAGTACGCGTTATGGATGGTCCATTCTCTGGATTCTCTGGAAGCGTAGAGGAAGTCTTCGAAGAGAAGAAAAAACTCAATGTCATGGTGAAGATTTTCGGTCGCAATGCACCAGTGGAACTCGATTATAAACAAGTAGAAAAAGAAGAATAA
- the rplK gene encoding 50S ribosomal protein L11, whose amino-acid sequence MAKEIEGFLKLQIKGGAANPSPPVGPALGSKGLNIMDFCKQFNARTQDKGGQLLPVLITIFKDKSFEFVIKTPPAANLIMDAAKIKKGSSEPNRTKVASVTWDQLRTIAETKLQDLNCSTVESGMKMVAGTARSMGITVEGVAPWEA is encoded by the coding sequence ATGGCAAAAGAAATCGAAGGTTTCCTCAAGCTCCAAATTAAAGGTGGAGCAGCCAATCCGTCGCCGCCAGTAGGTCCTGCGTTAGGTTCTAAGGGTTTGAACATTATGGATTTCTGTAAGCAGTTCAACGCTAGAACACAAGACAAAGGAGGGCAATTATTGCCTGTGTTGATTACTATTTTCAAAGACAAGTCTTTCGAATTTGTAATTAAAACACCTCCAGCGGCTAACTTGATCATGGATGCGGCAAAGATTAAAAAAGGTTCATCAGAGCCTAACCGTACCAAAGTTGCTTCGGTAACTTGGGATCAGTTAAGAACGATTGCAGAGACTAAATTACAGGATTTAAACTGTTCTACAGTTGAATCAGGTATGAAAATGGTTGCGGGTACAGCTCGTAGCATGGGTATCACAGTAGAAGGGGTAGCTCCTTGGGAAGCTTAA
- the rplA gene encoding 50S ribosomal protein L1: MAVSKKRKEALSKYDRTQEYTLEKATELVKELSFEKFDASVDLDIRLGVDPRKADQMVRGVVTLPHGVGKEVRVLALVTPDKEEEAKAAGADYAGLDEFIKKIEGGWTDIDVIITMPTVMAKVGRLGRVLGPRGLMPNPKAGTVTLEVGKAVKEVKAGKIDFKVDKTGIIHTSIGKASFTAAQLNDNAAELLATLSKLKPSSAKGTYFKSVTVSTTMGPGVKVEKGSIDS; this comes from the coding sequence ATGGCAGTATCAAAGAAAAGAAAAGAGGCTCTATCTAAATACGATAGAACTCAAGAATACACGCTGGAGAAAGCTACTGAACTTGTGAAAGAATTATCTTTCGAGAAGTTCGATGCTTCTGTAGATCTTGACATCCGTTTAGGAGTTGATCCACGTAAAGCTGACCAAATGGTTCGTGGTGTGGTTACACTTCCTCACGGTGTTGGTAAAGAAGTTCGTGTGCTTGCACTAGTGACTCCAGACAAAGAAGAAGAAGCTAAAGCAGCTGGTGCTGATTACGCTGGTCTTGACGAATTCATCAAAAAGATTGAAGGCGGATGGACTGACATTGATGTAATCATCACTATGCCAACAGTAATGGCGAAGGTAGGTCGTTTAGGTAGAGTTTTAGGTCCTCGTGGTCTAATGCCAAACCCTAAAGCGGGTACTGTAACTTTAGAAGTTGGAAAAGCTGTAAAAGAAGTGAAAGCTGGTAAAATCGATTTTAAAGTTGACAAAACTGGTATTATCCATACATCAATTGGTAAAGCATCATTTACTGCTGCTCAATTGAATGATAATGCAGCTGAGTTACTTGCGACTTTATCTAAGTTGAAGCCTTCTTCTGCAAAAGGTACATATTTTAAGAGCGTAACGGTTTCTACAACTATGGGCCCTGGTGTCAAAGTTGAAAAGGGATCAATCGATAGCTAA
- the rplJ gene encoding 50S ribosomal protein L10: MTKDQKIQLVEELSQKLAATDYFYVVNGATLTVDEVNKFRKACFAKGIEYQVVKNTLIAKALDKLESDTDYAELKSGALKGMSGIMFSPESGSEPAKVLKAFQKDMPKDRKIPALKGACIDGGIYVGEEHLEALTAVKSKAELIGDVLGLLQSPAKSVVSALQSSGQTISGLLKTLEEKGE, encoded by the coding sequence ATGACAAAAGATCAGAAAATACAACTCGTTGAAGAGTTAAGCCAAAAATTGGCGGCTACTGATTACTTCTATGTTGTTAATGGAGCTACATTAACAGTTGATGAAGTAAACAAGTTCCGTAAGGCTTGCTTTGCAAAGGGTATTGAATATCAAGTAGTCAAGAACACGCTAATTGCGAAAGCTCTTGACAAATTAGAGTCAGATACAGACTATGCTGAACTTAAGAGCGGAGCTCTTAAAGGTATGTCAGGTATCATGTTCTCTCCTGAATCAGGATCTGAGCCTGCAAAGGTTCTTAAAGCATTCCAAAAGGATATGCCTAAAGATCGTAAGATTCCAGCATTAAAAGGCGCTTGCATTGACGGCGGTATTTATGTAGGAGAAGAGCATTTAGAAGCTTTAACAGCAGTAAAATCGAAAGCAGAACTTATTGGCGATGTCTTAGGATTATTGCAATCTCCTGCTAAGAGTGTTGTTAGTGCGCTTCAATCAAGCGGTCAGACAATTTCTGGCTTATTGAAAACGCTAGAGGAGAAAGGAGAGTAA
- the rplL gene encoding 50S ribosomal protein L7/L12, translated as MADLKKVAEELVNLTVKEVQELATILKDEHGIEPAAAAAPVMVAAEGGAAAAEEQTEFDVILKSAGSAKLKVVKALKSAAGLGLKEAKELADSAPAAVKEGISKEEAEALKDALAAEGAEIEIK; from the coding sequence ATGGCAGATTTGAAAAAAGTTGCAGAAGAGTTAGTAAACTTAACAGTTAAGGAAGTACAAGAACTTGCTACAATCTTAAAAGATGAGCACGGTATCGAGCCAGCTGCTGCTGCTGCACCAGTAATGGTTGCTGCTGAAGGTGGTGCTGCTGCTGCTGAAGAACAAACTGAATTCGATGTAATCTTGAAATCAGCTGGTTCAGCTAAATTAAAAGTAGTTAAGGCTCTTAAGTCTGCTGCTGGTCTTGGATTAAAAGAAGCTAAAGAATTAGCTGATTCTGCTCCTGCTGCAGTAAAAGAAGGTATCTCTAAAGAAGAAGCTGAAGCATTAAAAGATGCTCTTGCTGCTGAAGGTGCTGAAATCGAAATCAAATAA
- a CDS encoding T9SS type A sorting domain-containing protein: MKAILLITLLFTITVSSASQYKPNGDITLSTLSEWQTTTNWVKLDGGSGYPITNDEIIFSTNAKLTIDFDLVNENIQVYLSFGDDGQLTLNTNANLYVLGSITMSSSNPELKVFGTLEVENNFNLDNGNLFIKDGGIFTVNGNFIRSDIGSGQLEIGGVGTEFHVAGDFNDQHYTPSVYSNPLIDIVGSCATKQGSFCDMNLPVELISLEVSVTTKGNEISWSTASEINNSHFEIYSSFNNKEWIKIGELEGYGNSSVQINYTFIDTNSLSLGKNTYYKLIQFDFDGKSESYGPLKVNNNGEQDQTIQVYPTDLSSGEDLYIQRSLLNNQSIRVTIIDSQGKVVISYKESSINNKGAISNKYFTRGMNIVVIEEGKETYTFKILK, encoded by the coding sequence ATGAAAGCAATCCTATTAATTACTTTACTTTTTACTATAACTGTATCTTCTGCTAGTCAGTATAAACCCAATGGAGATATTACACTCAGTACTTTAAGTGAATGGCAGACAACAACAAATTGGGTCAAGTTAGATGGAGGAAGTGGTTATCCAATAACAAATGACGAGATCATCTTTTCTACTAATGCAAAACTGACAATAGACTTTGACTTAGTAAACGAAAATATTCAGGTGTATTTAAGCTTTGGAGATGATGGACAACTTACTCTCAATACAAATGCTAACCTTTATGTATTAGGTAGTATTACAATGAGTTCTAGTAACCCTGAATTAAAAGTTTTTGGAACTTTAGAAGTTGAAAATAATTTTAACTTAGATAATGGAAACCTTTTTATTAAAGATGGAGGTATTTTTACCGTGAATGGAAATTTCATCAGGTCTGATATAGGAAGTGGCCAATTAGAAATAGGAGGTGTTGGAACAGAATTTCATGTAGCAGGAGATTTTAATGATCAACATTATACGCCATCCGTCTACAGTAACCCTCTTATTGATATTGTAGGAAGTTGTGCAACAAAACAAGGCTCTTTCTGTGATATGAATTTACCAGTAGAGTTAATTTCTTTAGAAGTCTCAGTTACAACAAAAGGTAATGAAATTAGTTGGTCTACAGCATCGGAAATCAATAATAGCCATTTTGAAATATATTCTTCTTTCAATAATAAAGAATGGATAAAAATTGGTGAGCTAGAAGGATATGGAAATAGTAGTGTTCAAATCAATTACACTTTTATTGATACTAATTCATTGAGCTTAGGAAAAAACACCTACTATAAGCTTATACAATTTGATTTTGACGGAAAATCAGAATCATATGGTCCTTTGAAAGTAAATAATAATGGAGAGCAAGATCAGACAATACAAGTATATCCTACTGATTTATCAAGCGGAGAAGATTTATATATTCAACGTTCACTTTTAAATAATCAATCAATTAGAGTAACAATAATTGATAGTCAAGGTAAGGTAGTTATTAGTTATAAAGAATCATCAATTAATAATAAAGGAGCCATTAGTAATAAATATTTTACTAGAGGAATGAATATAGTAGTAATAGAAGAAGGGAAAGAAACTTATACTTTTAAAATTTTGAAATAA
- a CDS encoding DUF1573 domain-containing protein, which translates to MILATSSYAQNFLDFEKDSVFLGKLSSNLDTIKYSFKFDVKSTSSISIDTVITDCACSLPSYSTNKINKGEEGIIDITYIPYKAGPFTKVFTVRLNDSKQEYKLKLAGFIRPSKISFDKLYPYGEEIRWSHKKVSFGMLTAQGTASKTVYFYNNTDDTLRFEKAPNTPDYLGVLIDSGQYEVMPNSEGSFELFIKPEDREEFGYAQDTFSIVLSNGEKEITSNCIISASVQYPESEGDGPKPKMGLSSTYMNLGNVKNNGEKIVTLSVMNTGKVPLKILKVETNHGLSLLSIEENEVQPFETVNVNVRYLETPRTGKETRSFTLFTNDPIDPVTIITVKANVIK; encoded by the coding sequence TTGATTTTAGCAACATCTTCTTATGCTCAGAATTTTTTAGACTTCGAAAAAGATAGTGTATTCTTAGGTAAACTATCATCGAATTTAGATACAATAAAATATTCTTTCAAGTTTGATGTTAAGTCAACATCATCAATAAGTATAGATACAGTAATTACAGATTGTGCATGTTCTTTACCCTCTTATTCAACAAATAAGATAAATAAAGGTGAGGAGGGAATAATTGATATAACTTATATTCCATATAAAGCAGGCCCATTTACAAAAGTTTTTACTGTAAGATTAAATGATAGCAAGCAAGAATATAAATTAAAGTTGGCAGGGTTTATTCGCCCTTCTAAAATATCATTTGATAAGCTTTATCCATATGGAGAAGAAATAAGATGGAGCCATAAAAAAGTAAGCTTTGGTATGTTGACAGCTCAAGGTACAGCATCAAAAACAGTATACTTTTATAACAATACAGACGATACATTAAGGTTTGAAAAAGCACCTAACACTCCAGACTACTTAGGAGTATTGATAGATAGTGGTCAGTATGAAGTGATGCCTAACTCAGAAGGCTCTTTTGAGTTATTTATTAAACCAGAAGATAGAGAGGAGTTTGGATATGCTCAAGATACTTTCTCTATTGTATTATCAAATGGAGAGAAAGAAATTACATCAAATTGTATTATTTCAGCATCAGTACAATATCCAGAATCAGAAGGTGATGGTCCTAAACCTAAAATGGGGTTATCATCAACGTATATGAATTTGGGTAACGTTAAAAATAACGGGGAGAAGATAGTGACATTATCTGTAATGAATACGGGAAAAGTTCCTCTTAAAATTCTTAAAGTTGAAACAAACCATGGTCTTTCACTTTTAAGTATAGAAGAAAATGAGGTACAACCTTTTGAAACTGTCAATGTAAACGTTCGCTATTTAGAAACACCAAGAACAGGTAAAGAAACACGATCGTTTACTTTATTTACAAATGATCCTATAGATCCTGTAACTATTATAACCGTAAAAGCGAACGTTATTAAGTAA
- a CDS encoding DUF1294 domain-containing protein codes for MEILLSYLLIINAISIVIVLLDYNKIIARVPSIALHGLELLGGVVVMLPILYILRHRVTKESYFLVSLWTLTIWFFISYIKIGIFG; via the coding sequence ATGGAAATTTTATTATCATACTTACTTATTATTAATGCAATTAGTATTGTTATAGTTTTGTTAGATTATAATAAAATAATTGCTAGAGTTCCATCAATTGCTTTGCACGGGTTAGAACTATTAGGGGGAGTAGTAGTAATGCTTCCTATTTTATATATACTTAGACATAGAGTAACAAAAGAGAGTTATTTTTTAGTCTCACTTTGGACATTAACAATATGGTTTTTTATCAGTTACATTAAGATTGGAATATTTGGATAA